The Seriola aureovittata isolate HTS-2021-v1 ecotype China chromosome 3, ASM2101889v1, whole genome shotgun sequence genome includes a region encoding these proteins:
- the LOC130166229 gene encoding stromal membrane-associated protein 1-like, with product MTTRSEREKAQKLNEQHQAILSKMLREEDNKYCADCEAKGPRWASWNLGVFICIRCAGIHRNLGVHISRVKSVNLDQWTSDQIQSIQEMGNTKARQLYEANLPDSFRRPQTDQAVEFFIRDKYEKKKYYSKNVTNGSSPKDIKKEREPDRGSKVSPYTKSEESRPVPKISPSKTSEPSVNLLGLDTPAAASANNGSTSTSQNNNDLDIFGPMVSNPLPASTSAAQFSQVSSSNAASTPTQAPVAGVGASSGSGQGDLDLFSDSSSTTKTDDMAKKPLSKDSILSLYGTNSMSHQAPAAGMFMGPSQMQFPVQAPAGYQAFPGMGTAMPPTTVMGAMMAQSGAAMMGPNPGMMVGMTMPNGFMGNAPATGVMGMAPRMMGPQGGAMPAGMVPAQGMYAIQPGQQAQWNMGQMNQQMSGLTLNGAGGQMAFGQPPSAMGGWAATGSGQTLSTQLWK from the exons agaggaagacaacaAGTACTGCGCTGACTGCGAGGCGAAAG GTCCAAGATGGGCATCCTGGAATCTGGGAGTATTTATCTGCATCCGATGTGCAGGCATCCACAGGAACCTGGGAGTACACATATCCAGAGTGAAATCAGTCAACCTGGACCAATGGACCTCAGACCAAATCCAG AGTATACAGGAAATGGGTAACACCAAGGCCAGGCAGCTTTATGAGGCCAACCTTCCAGATAGCTTCAGAAGACCTCAAACAGACCA AGCAGTGGAATTCTTCATCAGGGATAAAtatgagaagaagaaatacTACAGCAAGAATGTGACCAATGGGAGCAGT ccAAAAGATAttaagaaagagagggagcCAGACAGAGGGAGCAAGGTGTCACCCTACACCAAG agtgaaGAGTCCAGGCCAGTTCCCAAAATCAGTCCCTCTAAGACTTCAGAACCCTCTGTGAACCTACTAGGCCTTG ATACACCAGCAGCTGCATCAGCTAACAATGGTAGCACGAGCACAAGCCAGAACAACAACGACCTGGATATATTCGGCCCCATGGTATCCAACCCCCTCCCTGCGTCAACGTCCGCAGCTCAGTTTTCTCAG GTGAGCTCCAGTAACGCGGCCAGCACTCCGACACAAGCTCCAGTAGCAGGAGTCGGAGCCAGCTCAGGGTCAGGACAGGGAGACCTCGACCTGTTCAGTGACAGCAGTAGCACCACTAAAACCGACGACATGGCCAAGAAGCCCCTGTCCAAGGACTCCATCCTGTCCCTCTATGGAACCAACAGCATGTCCCACCAGGCGCCTGCTG CTGGCATGTTCATGGGCCCCTCCCAGATGCAGTTTCCTGTCCAGGCCCCCGCTGGTTATCAGGCCTTCCCTGGAATGGGCACGGCCATGCCACCTACAACTGTGATGGGTGCCATGATGGCTCAGAGCGGGGCGGCCATGATGGGGCCCAATCCAGGCATGATGGTCGGGATGACGATGCCCAACGGCTTCATGGGAAATGCGCCCGCCACTGGTGTGATGGGCATGGCCCCAAGAATGATGGGACCGCAGGGTGGTGCGATGCCTGCAGGCATGGTGCCTGCTCAGGGCATGTACGCCATCCAGCCTGGGCAGCAGGCTCAGTGGAACATGGGTCAG ATGAACCAGCAGATGTCAGGGTTGACTCTGAATGGTGCGGGTGGCCAGATGGCCTTCGGTCAGCCTCCATCAGCTATGGGTGGTTGGGCCGCAACTGGATCTGGCCAGACTCTGAGCACACAGCTATGGAAGTGA